The Oncorhynchus tshawytscha isolate Ot180627B unplaced genomic scaffold, Otsh_v2.0 Un_contig_1394_pilon_pilon, whole genome shotgun sequence nucleotide sequence CACCCCCGGGCCTCTTCCTCTGCACCCCCGGGCCTCTTTTCCTCTGCACCCCGGGCCTCTCTTCCTCTGCACCCCCCATGCCCCTCTGCACCCCCAGGCCTCTCTTCCTCTGCACCCCCCGGGCCTCTCTTCCTCTGCACCCCCAGGCCTCTCTTCCTCTGCACCCCCCCGGGCCTCTCTTCCTCTGCACCCCCGGGCCTCTCTCCCTCCGCACCCCCAGGCCTCTCTTCCTCTGCACCCGAGAAAAGCGGCCCACTTGGGCCTTTGTGATTTGCCaaccaccccctcccccaacactCATTCGCTTCAATTCTCCCAAGAatgctgacccccccccccacctaacCCCAATATGTGGCAGAGCAGTTCCATATCATTCACTTGGCTTGTGAGCCATCTATTCCAGCATGCTATTGTTTGTATTATTTGTGGGAGCATGTaggaaaaaaagtaaataaaaagtaataataaacagtagcacaataagaataacgaggctatatactgtgggggcaccagtacagagtcaatgtggaggctatatactgggggtactggtacagagtcaatgtggaggctatatactgggggcaccggtacagagtcaatgtggaggctatatactgggggtaccggtacagagtcaatgtggaggctatatacagggggggggtaccagtacagagtcaatgtggaggctatatacagggggggtaccggtacagagtcaatgtggaggctatatacagggtgtactggtacagagtcaatgtggaggctatatacagggtgtactggtacagagtcaatgtggaggctatatacagggggtactggtacaatgtggaggctatatacagggggtaccggtacagagtcaatgtggaggctatatacagggggtaccggtacagagtcggtgtgcaggggtacaggttagttgaagtaatctgtacatgtaggtgggggtgaagtgactatgcacaggtaataaacagagtagcagcattgtataagaggaggggggggggtcaatgtaaattgtccggtggcggtTTTTATGACTTGTTCAGTAGTCTAATGGCTTtggagtagaagctgttgaggagccttttggtcctagacttggtgctccggtacagcttgctgtgtggtagcagagaaaacagtctataacttgggtgactggagtctctgactcTGCCCATTATACAGGTCCTGGATTAAAAGTCCCAAAGTTACACCTAATATTTCTATTGTATTAGTTATTCCATAAAACCGATCAGAATTTCAAAGAATGCCAAAGTCGTGCCAGAATTGTTTCTTGCGGGGTGTGACGTAATATGGACCCGCCTATTTAATATACCGTAAACTCTAACAGAAATGCAGGGTCATTTAAAAACCCTGGAAAAGTCATGGAGTTTGATGTTTTTTCCCCAGGCCTGGAAAAGTTCTGGAAAATGATAAAAGTAATTGAAAGTCATTTAATTTCTGTTTAATGTAATTTATTTAAGGCAGTTTTAAAATATTTGATcaataaagtttttaaaaaatcaacatATCAGCCAGGATTGGGATGACACTTCaacgtgtctgtgtgtttttaaaGGCATCACCTGTGAAAGTCCTGAAGACTATTTGTGGGCTTCAGCTGAATAAAATGATTTGTAGCCTACCATAGCCATTTGATCTTTGATATATTGAATGAGCTAATTATTTAAAAAGGTATGTATTTGGTTGCAATGTTATACATCAAAGGTggtcaaccatcctccaggagggGTAATGGGTGGTCCACCATCCTCTGGGAGGGATAATGGGTGGTCCACCATCCTCTGGGAGGGAGAATGGGTGGTCCACCATCCTCTGGGAGAGATaatgggtgtgcaggcttttattcCAGTACCCCTCTAACAAACCACATTTTAAGAAATTAGCTGCTCAAACGTTCCTTGATAAACAGGCTCTGATGTGTTTGAGCAGGGcttgaacaaaagcctgcacacccagtagctctccagacTGAGGGTTGACCACATGCGTTTAAAACAGTTGCCTAACAGCCTCCCAGTAGCGATACCACGTGGGATCAGAGAACAGCCTCCCAGTGGCGATACCACGTGGGATCAGAGAACAGCCTCCCAGTAGCGATACCACGTGGGATCAGAGAACAGCCTCTCAGTGGCGATACCACATGGGATCAGAGAACAGCCTCTCAGTGGCGATACCACATGGGATCAGAGAACAGCCTCTCAGTGGCGATACCACATGGGATCAGAGAACAGCCTCCCAGTGGCGATACCACGTGGGATCAGAGAACAGCCTCCCGGTGGCGATACCACATGGGATCAGAGAACAGCCTCCCAGTGGCGATACCCACATGGGATCAGAGAACAGCCTCCCAGTGGCGATACCACATGGGATCAGAGAACAGCCTCCCAGTGGCGATACCACATGGGATCAGAGAACAGCCGCCCGGTGGCGATACCACATGGGATCAGAGAACAGCCTCCCGGTGGCGATACCACATGGGATCAGAGAACAGCCTCCCGGTGGCGATACCACATGGGATCAGAGAACAGCCTCCCGGTGGCGATACCACATTACGCTGACTTGTTTTATACGTAGAATTATTGGTCATGGAAATTTGGTTAAAAGTCATGGGGTAATCAATGGACATACTGCACATTGGTCGACTGTAATCAATGGACATACTTGCACATTGGTCGACTGTAATCAATTGGCGGCTACAGAAAGgtgcgtcaggtagcctagtggttaagagcgttgtgTCGGgagccgaaaggttgctggtttgactCCCCGAGCCTGCTAGGTGAAAAAtcggtcgatgtgcccttgagcaaggcacttaaccctaatttgctcccttaaatctctctggatgagcgtctgctaaatgtctAAAATGAGAACTGATTGCACGGAATCCACAGATGCTCTGTAGTCCAATGCAGCAGCAGGTAGGAGTTCAGGTTCTCCATCACTGTGATGGATTTCCGTCACATGGATTCTGGAGAGGTCGTTTTTGAGATATCCTTTTAAACATATCCTATATCTGCTACatttgttacatttatttttttcataatttttttaaGGAAGTTAGGTGGTTGCCTCAGCGACgcctctccaacagcaccctggagagatGCGCTAGGATGGATGGACAAGCaaaatacactgaacagaaatataaaagcaacatttaGATGCTGgtttcacgagctgaaataaaagatcccaggaaTGTTACATGTGCACAAGCTTATTtcgctcaaattttgtgcacacaggtacaccttgtgctggggacaataaaaggccactctaaaatgtgcagttttgtctcacaacacaatgccacagatgtctcaagttttgagggagtgtgtaattggcatgttgactgcaggaatgtccaccagatctgttgtcagataatttaatgttaatttctctaccataagccacctccaatgacGTTTTATAGAATTTATCAGTaggttcaaccggcctcacaaccgcagaccacgtgtaaccacgccagcccaggacctccatttGGCAGGTTACGCTGCGGGTTGGGGGGTAGGGAGGAGTATTTCTGTGTaacaaagcccttttgtggggaaaactcattctgttCGGCTGGAACTGGTTGCCCATTGGGTCGGCCTGGcctccaagtgggtgggcctatgcccacctACGGCTGCGCTcctgcccaatcatgtgaaatccatagattagggcctaatctgATTTCCAACAAtcttaaattgttgttttttgccaCATTTTCTTCTGTCCCAGACAGGGTGAATTCCCATGAACTTGGGCTAGGATCAGTATGTTGGTACTGGCGTAGTTTGAGCGGGTCAAGGATGCACGAACGGCTGTTCCGTTCTCCAGACCCGGTCGGGCTGTTCCGTTCTCCAGACCCGGTCGGGCTGTTCCGTTCTCCAGACCCGGTCGGGCTGTTCCGTTCTCCAGACCCGGTCGGGCTGTTCCGTT carries:
- the LOC121845315 gene encoding octapeptide-repeat protein T2-like, which gives rise to MNNVGARRGRAAELYWGLENGTARPGLENGTARPGLENGTARPGLENGTARPGLENGTARPGLENGTARPGLENGTARKRGLGVRRERGPGVQRKRGPGGCRGREAWGCRGREARGVQRKRGLGVQRGMGGAEEERPGVQRKRGPGVQRKRPGGAEEERPGGRGREAWGGSDLLS